One segment of Castanea sativa cultivar Marrone di Chiusa Pesio chromosome 3, ASM4071231v1 DNA contains the following:
- the LOC142629114 gene encoding uncharacterized protein LOC142629114: MGLPEESGLRESLTLRPPKDMRQLMKRIEEYKRLEDDRLQTRGKAPIIIHPRNTGFNPRLRKDLRIQEPGLPIGGVNAAFKEPVHKIIDRIKNEPYFKRPNRMAGNPSRRNQNLYCTYHRDKGHTTEQCRVLKDHLEQLVKAGHLKEFLVETGNQEAGQEGQLRRNPLPPPLRVIEVIHVVPRGIRALATRGVLAVISAEDSTSEQSPGKRPRYTRQPIAFDDDDLEGTTQPHHDALIVTARIRGFIVKRIMVDQGSGADVMYPDLYKGLGLKK, from the coding sequence ATGGGGTTACCCGAAGAGTCCGGGTTGAGGGAATCATTGACCCTGAGGCCTCCCAAAGATATGAGGCAGTTGATGAAGCGTATCGAGGAGTATAAACGCTTAGAAGACGACCGACTGCAGACTAGGGGGAAGGCCCCTATCATCATTCATCCCCGGAATACTGGCTTCAACCCCAGACTCAGGAAGGATTTGAGAATTCAAGAACCCGGCCTGCCAATCGGGGGAGTCAATGCAGCGTTCAAGGAGCCCGTGCATAAAATCATTGACAGGATAAAAAATGAGCCGTATTTCAAACGGCCAAACAGGATGGCTGGCAACCCGTCAAGAAGAAACCAGAATTTGTATTGCACTTACCACAGAGACAAGGGGCACACCACCGAACAGTGTAGAGTATTGAAAGACCACTTGGAACAATTGGTGAAGGCGGGGCATTTGAAAGAATTTCTGGTGGAAACGGGTAATCAGGAAGCAGGGCAAGAAGGTCAGCTACGTCGCAACCCTCTCCCACCCCCTTTAAGAGTAATAGAGGTCATCCATGTAGTGCCGAGGGGCATTAGAGCACTTGCAACGAGGGGGGTGCTGGCTGTGATATCGGCAGAGGACAGTACAAGTGAACAATCCCCGGGGAAGAGGCCAAGGTATACTAGACAACCCATAGCGTTCGACGACGACGACCTGGAGGGCACCACTCAACCGCACCACGACGCTTTAATAGTCACGGCTCGCATAAGGGGATTTATAGTCAAGAGAATAATGGTGGATCAGGGAAGCGGCGCAGACGTGATGTACCCGGACCTCTACAAGGGGCTCGGCCTGAAAAAATAG